One region of Eupeodes corollae chromosome 1, idEupCoro1.1, whole genome shotgun sequence genomic DNA includes:
- the LOC129943304 gene encoding protein CREBRF homolog isoform X4 — MTESQLFSMSADFFDTSSNSSNTLKFDLYSLGSGFSSSSNSLLYSGGGGGSNSHLTFSQPTISIAQSNSNNSYNNGTNNSSSATATITSSNSTSLDSVRENLMLTNAISIPRSSSSIHHNQLNHHPLHHHHMHQPRIMTDLSDICLDSLEATSLSPTLLQDVSLSASAINSHNTNSNGNMLFPNELSPLSNSSNGGAAGSANSNSGNGTNSLGFDPHQPTPNSNTMWSDIGNAIVATKNEPFQTEDDYIFPIDKAEMQNASFPNFYDENILEDLNIEDLIPTNEGSYILSPNVTGFHQLQTSTQLHSPQPSPAGPPQQLLEQQHQQHQQQQQQQQQNQQQQQVHHNQRIQQHQNSMGVHLHHNSFDERRHSSARHHGSSSPYEIYHSTPNKQINSNTAFSPGSQASPNSPLLLNSVTPPPPHANRSQYQQNMVKSRNVQLLKKEFSMSPDRNNSSSLLGQSVPAPSPSHILLSGTALSPGSSGFGSGRRTLTSDTSSRLSSSAPTHVSHLAMEQIWGRREPRQHLLSTGSLVEADSYSSLSTGSVLSPEGNDFSQDDEGYTDDDSDDHYEDCSSDGSDNEDDRTSTPNQLSSSKGKERYFWQYNVQAKGPKGKRLVFQSKLEDPHVLNEVTDPVFSPNCSVRGIKHSGKARKGDGNDLTPNPRKLHSIGRELDKLSRTINDMTPVSELPFNVRPKSRKEKNKLASRACRLKKKAQHEANKIKLHGLEIEHKRLLSGINDIKQALCIKYQNQGEPTDELDEQIEQIYKAAITGLRIAGGTTDFVNNVLDNVKKGISNGGLEDLRNS, encoded by the exons ATGACTGAGAGTCAATTATTTTCGATGTCGGCTGATTTCTTTGATACCTCATCGAACAGCAGCAACACGCTGAAGTTCGATTTGTATTCACTGGGTAGTGGCTTCAGTTCAAGCAGTAATAGTCTTCTCTATAGTGGAGGTGGTGGTGGCAGCAATAGTCATCTAACCTTTAGCCAACCGACAATATCAATTGCTCAGAGCAATAGTAATAATTCCTATAACAACGGTACAAACAATTCATCGAGTGCAACAGCAACTATCACCAGCAGTAACAGCACGTCTCTAGATAGTGTTCGTGAAAATTTAATGCTAACTAACGCCATATCCATACCGCGAAGCAGCAGCAGTATACACCACAATCAATTGAACCACCATCCTCTGCACCATCATCATATGCATCAACCTAGAATAATGACCGACCTATCGGACATATGTTTGGATTCACTAGAAGCAACGTCTCTGTCACCAACTCTCCTACAGGACGTTAGCTTGAGTGCGTCGGCTATTAATTCGCATAATACAAACTCAAATGGAAATATGTTGTTCCCCAATGAGCTATCACCGCTAAGTAATAGTAGCAATGGAGGCGCTGCTGGCAGCGCCAATAGCAATTCTGGAAATGGAACTAATTCGCTTGGCTTTGATCCCCACCAGCCAACACCAAACTCGAATACAATGTGGAGTGATATAGGCAATGCCATTGTTGCAACCAAAAACGAACCATTTCAAACCGAAGACGACTACATATTTCCTATTGATAAAGCAGAGATGCAAAATGCTAGTTTTCCAAATTTCTACGACGAAAACATATTGGAAGACCTTAATATTGAGGATTTAATACCAACGAATGAAGGAAGCTATATACTCTCGCCAAATGTCACAGGTTTCCATCAGTTACAAACCTCAACTCAGTTGCACAGTCCGCAACCATCGCCAGCAGGACCACCACAACAGTTGTTGgagcaacaacaccaacaacatcaacaacaacaacaacagcagcaacaaaatcaacagcaacaacaagtTCATCATAATCAACGGATACAACAACATCAAAACTCTATGGGGGTTCATCTCCACCACAATAGCTTTGACGAACGTCGTCACAGCTCTGCAAGGCACCATGGTTCCTCTAGTCCATACGAAATCTATCATAGCACtccaaataaacaaatcaattcaaatacAGCATTCTCGCCAGGAAGTCAG GCGAGTCCAAACTCACCACTCCTATTAAACTCAGTCACACCCCCACCACCACATGCCAATCGTTCTCAATATCAACAAAACATGGTTAAGTCTCGTAATGTTCAACTGCTCAAAAAGGAATTCTCCATGTCGCCAGATCGCAATAACAGCAGTAGTCTTCTGGGTCAATCAGTTCCTGCGCCCTCACCATCACACATTCTCTTATCGGGTACAGCATTAAGTCCCGGCAGCAGTGGTTTTGGTTCTGGTCGAAGAACTTTAACAAGTGATACCTCATCACGTTTGTCATCTTCGGCTCCGACACACGTGTCGCATTTAGCCATGGAGCAAATTTGGGGTAGACGTGAGCCGCGGCAGCATTTATTATCAACTGGTTCGCTGGTCGAAGCAGATTCATATTCTTCTCTTAGTACAGGAAGTGTTTTAAGTCCAGAGGGTAATGATTTCTCTCAGGATGACGAAGGATATACTGATGATGATAGCGATGATCATTATGAAGATTGTTCAAGCGATG GCTCCGATAACGAAGATGACCGTACCTCAACACCGAATCAATTATCTAGTAGCAAAGGTAAAGAACGTTATTTTTGGCAGTATAATGTTCAAGCTAAAGGTCCAAAAGGCAAACGTTTGGTATTTCAATCAAAACTTGAAGATCCTCATGTGTTGAATGAGGTAACAGATCCGGTATTCAGCCCCAACTGTTCAGTTCGGGGCATCAAg CATAGCGGCAAAGCTCGGAAAGGTGATGGCAACGATTTGACACCAAATCCAAGAAAGTTGCACAGTATCGGAAGAGAATTGGATAAACTGAGTAGAACTATTAATGATATGACACCTGTCAGTGAATTACCATTCAATGTGAGACCTAAATCgagaaaagagaaaaataagCTAGCGTCCAGGGCATGTCGTCTTAAGAAAAAAGCCCAACATGAAgctaacaaaattaaactacaTGGACTTGAAATTGAGCATA agAGGCTTTTAAGTGGTATTAATGATATCAAACAAGCACTTtgcataaaatatcaaaatcaaggTGAACCAACTGATGAATTAGATGAACAAATTGAACAAATCTATAAAGCTGCCATAA CTGGTCTAAGGATTGCAGGTGGCACAACAGACTTTGTCAACAACGTATTGGACAATGTTAAGAAAGGTATTTCTAATGGTGGTCTAGAGGATTTACGCAACTCCTAG
- the LOC129943304 gene encoding protein CREBRF homolog isoform X2: MTESQLFSMSADFFDTSSNSSNTLKFDLYSLGSGFSSSSNSLLYSGGGGGSNSHLTFSQPTISIAQSNSNNSYNNGTNNSSSATATITSSNSTSLDSVRENLMLTNAISIPRSSSSIHHNQLNHHPLHHHHMHQPRIMTDLSDICLDSLEATSLSPTLLQDVSLSASAINSHNTNSNGNMLFPNELSPLSNSSNGGAAGSANSNSGNGTNSLGFDPHQPTPNSNTMWSDIGNAIVATKNEPFQTEDDYIFPIDKAEMQNASFPNFYDENILEDLNIEDLIPTNEGSYILSPNVTGFHQLQTSTQLHSPQPSPAGPPQQLLEQQHQQHQQQQQQQQQNQQQQQVHHNQRIQQHQNSMGVHLHHNSFDERRHSSARHHGSSSPYEIYHSTPNKQINSNTAFSPGSQASPNSPLLLNSVTPPPPHANRSQYQQNMVKSRNVQLLKKEFSMSPDRNNSSSLLGQSVPAPSPSHILLSGTALSPGSSGFGSGRRTLTSDTSSRLSSSAPTHVSHLAMEQIWGRREPRQHLLSTGSLVEADSYSSLSTGSVLSPEGNDFSQDDEGYTDDDSDDHYEDCSSDGSDNEDDRTSTPNQLSSSKGKERYFWQYNVQAKGPKGKRLVFQSKLEDPHVLNEVTDPVFSPNCSVRGIKHSGKARKGDGNDLTPNPRKLHSIGRELDKLSRTINDMTPVSELPFNVRPKSRKEKNKLASRACRLKKKAQHEANKIKLHGLEIEHKRLLSGINDIKQALCIKYQNQGEPTDELDEQIEQIYKAAINCNVLPAGLRIAGGTTDFVNNVLDNVKKGISNGGLEDLRNS; the protein is encoded by the exons ATGACTGAGAGTCAATTATTTTCGATGTCGGCTGATTTCTTTGATACCTCATCGAACAGCAGCAACACGCTGAAGTTCGATTTGTATTCACTGGGTAGTGGCTTCAGTTCAAGCAGTAATAGTCTTCTCTATAGTGGAGGTGGTGGTGGCAGCAATAGTCATCTAACCTTTAGCCAACCGACAATATCAATTGCTCAGAGCAATAGTAATAATTCCTATAACAACGGTACAAACAATTCATCGAGTGCAACAGCAACTATCACCAGCAGTAACAGCACGTCTCTAGATAGTGTTCGTGAAAATTTAATGCTAACTAACGCCATATCCATACCGCGAAGCAGCAGCAGTATACACCACAATCAATTGAACCACCATCCTCTGCACCATCATCATATGCATCAACCTAGAATAATGACCGACCTATCGGACATATGTTTGGATTCACTAGAAGCAACGTCTCTGTCACCAACTCTCCTACAGGACGTTAGCTTGAGTGCGTCGGCTATTAATTCGCATAATACAAACTCAAATGGAAATATGTTGTTCCCCAATGAGCTATCACCGCTAAGTAATAGTAGCAATGGAGGCGCTGCTGGCAGCGCCAATAGCAATTCTGGAAATGGAACTAATTCGCTTGGCTTTGATCCCCACCAGCCAACACCAAACTCGAATACAATGTGGAGTGATATAGGCAATGCCATTGTTGCAACCAAAAACGAACCATTTCAAACCGAAGACGACTACATATTTCCTATTGATAAAGCAGAGATGCAAAATGCTAGTTTTCCAAATTTCTACGACGAAAACATATTGGAAGACCTTAATATTGAGGATTTAATACCAACGAATGAAGGAAGCTATATACTCTCGCCAAATGTCACAGGTTTCCATCAGTTACAAACCTCAACTCAGTTGCACAGTCCGCAACCATCGCCAGCAGGACCACCACAACAGTTGTTGgagcaacaacaccaacaacatcaacaacaacaacaacagcagcaacaaaatcaacagcaacaacaagtTCATCATAATCAACGGATACAACAACATCAAAACTCTATGGGGGTTCATCTCCACCACAATAGCTTTGACGAACGTCGTCACAGCTCTGCAAGGCACCATGGTTCCTCTAGTCCATACGAAATCTATCATAGCACtccaaataaacaaatcaattcaaatacAGCATTCTCGCCAGGAAGTCAG GCGAGTCCAAACTCACCACTCCTATTAAACTCAGTCACACCCCCACCACCACATGCCAATCGTTCTCAATATCAACAAAACATGGTTAAGTCTCGTAATGTTCAACTGCTCAAAAAGGAATTCTCCATGTCGCCAGATCGCAATAACAGCAGTAGTCTTCTGGGTCAATCAGTTCCTGCGCCCTCACCATCACACATTCTCTTATCGGGTACAGCATTAAGTCCCGGCAGCAGTGGTTTTGGTTCTGGTCGAAGAACTTTAACAAGTGATACCTCATCACGTTTGTCATCTTCGGCTCCGACACACGTGTCGCATTTAGCCATGGAGCAAATTTGGGGTAGACGTGAGCCGCGGCAGCATTTATTATCAACTGGTTCGCTGGTCGAAGCAGATTCATATTCTTCTCTTAGTACAGGAAGTGTTTTAAGTCCAGAGGGTAATGATTTCTCTCAGGATGACGAAGGATATACTGATGATGATAGCGATGATCATTATGAAGATTGTTCAAGCGATG GCTCCGATAACGAAGATGACCGTACCTCAACACCGAATCAATTATCTAGTAGCAAAGGTAAAGAACGTTATTTTTGGCAGTATAATGTTCAAGCTAAAGGTCCAAAAGGCAAACGTTTGGTATTTCAATCAAAACTTGAAGATCCTCATGTGTTGAATGAGGTAACAGATCCGGTATTCAGCCCCAACTGTTCAGTTCGGGGCATCAAg CATAGCGGCAAAGCTCGGAAAGGTGATGGCAACGATTTGACACCAAATCCAAGAAAGTTGCACAGTATCGGAAGAGAATTGGATAAACTGAGTAGAACTATTAATGATATGACACCTGTCAGTGAATTACCATTCAATGTGAGACCTAAATCgagaaaagagaaaaataagCTAGCGTCCAGGGCATGTCGTCTTAAGAAAAAAGCCCAACATGAAgctaacaaaattaaactacaTGGACTTGAAATTGAGCATA agAGGCTTTTAAGTGGTATTAATGATATCAAACAAGCACTTtgcataaaatatcaaaatcaaggTGAACCAACTGATGAATTAGATGAACAAATTGAACAAATCTATAAAGCTGCCATAA ATTGCAATGTCCTTCCAGCTGGTCTAAGGATTGCAGGTGGCACAACAGACTTTGTCAACAACGTATTGGACAATGTTAAGAAAGGTATTTCTAATGGTGGTCTAGAGGATTTACGCAACTCCTAG
- the LOC129943304 gene encoding protein CREBRF homolog isoform X1, producing the protein MTESQLFSMSADFFDTSSNSSNTLKFDLYSLGSGFSSSSNSLLYSGGGGGSNSHLTFSQPTISIAQSNSNNSYNNGTNNSSSATATITSSNSTSLDSVRENLMLTNAISIPRSSSSIHHNQLNHHPLHHHHMHQPRIMTDLSDICLDSLEATSLSPTLLQDVSLSASAINSHNTNSNGNMLFPNELSPLSNSSNGGAAGSANSNSGNGTNSLGFDPHQPTPNSNTMWSDIGNAIVATKNEPFQTEDDYIFPIDKAEMQNASFPNFYDENILEDLNIEDLIPTNEGSYILSPNVTGFHQLQTSTQLHSPQPSPAGPPQQLLEQQHQQHQQQQQQQQQNQQQQQVHHNQRIQQHQNSMGVHLHHNSFDERRHSSARHHGSSSPYEIYHSTPNKQINSNTAFSPGSQASPNSPLLLNSVTPPPPHANRSQYQQNMVKSRNVQLLKKEFSMSPDRNNSSSLLGQSVPAPSPSHILLSGTALSPGSSGFGSGRRTLTSDTSSRLSSSAPTHVSHLAMEQIWGRREPRQHLLSTGSLVEADSYSSLSTGSVLSPEGNDFSQDDEGYTDDDSDDHYEDCSSDGSDNEDDRTSTPNQLSSSKGKERYFWQYNVQAKGPKGKRLVFQSKLEDPHVLNEVTDPVFSPNCSVRGIKVFKHSGKARKGDGNDLTPNPRKLHSIGRELDKLSRTINDMTPVSELPFNVRPKSRKEKNKLASRACRLKKKAQHEANKIKLHGLEIEHKRLLSGINDIKQALCIKYQNQGEPTDELDEQIEQIYKAAINCNVLPAGLRIAGGTTDFVNNVLDNVKKGISNGGLEDLRNS; encoded by the exons ATGACTGAGAGTCAATTATTTTCGATGTCGGCTGATTTCTTTGATACCTCATCGAACAGCAGCAACACGCTGAAGTTCGATTTGTATTCACTGGGTAGTGGCTTCAGTTCAAGCAGTAATAGTCTTCTCTATAGTGGAGGTGGTGGTGGCAGCAATAGTCATCTAACCTTTAGCCAACCGACAATATCAATTGCTCAGAGCAATAGTAATAATTCCTATAACAACGGTACAAACAATTCATCGAGTGCAACAGCAACTATCACCAGCAGTAACAGCACGTCTCTAGATAGTGTTCGTGAAAATTTAATGCTAACTAACGCCATATCCATACCGCGAAGCAGCAGCAGTATACACCACAATCAATTGAACCACCATCCTCTGCACCATCATCATATGCATCAACCTAGAATAATGACCGACCTATCGGACATATGTTTGGATTCACTAGAAGCAACGTCTCTGTCACCAACTCTCCTACAGGACGTTAGCTTGAGTGCGTCGGCTATTAATTCGCATAATACAAACTCAAATGGAAATATGTTGTTCCCCAATGAGCTATCACCGCTAAGTAATAGTAGCAATGGAGGCGCTGCTGGCAGCGCCAATAGCAATTCTGGAAATGGAACTAATTCGCTTGGCTTTGATCCCCACCAGCCAACACCAAACTCGAATACAATGTGGAGTGATATAGGCAATGCCATTGTTGCAACCAAAAACGAACCATTTCAAACCGAAGACGACTACATATTTCCTATTGATAAAGCAGAGATGCAAAATGCTAGTTTTCCAAATTTCTACGACGAAAACATATTGGAAGACCTTAATATTGAGGATTTAATACCAACGAATGAAGGAAGCTATATACTCTCGCCAAATGTCACAGGTTTCCATCAGTTACAAACCTCAACTCAGTTGCACAGTCCGCAACCATCGCCAGCAGGACCACCACAACAGTTGTTGgagcaacaacaccaacaacatcaacaacaacaacaacagcagcaacaaaatcaacagcaacaacaagtTCATCATAATCAACGGATACAACAACATCAAAACTCTATGGGGGTTCATCTCCACCACAATAGCTTTGACGAACGTCGTCACAGCTCTGCAAGGCACCATGGTTCCTCTAGTCCATACGAAATCTATCATAGCACtccaaataaacaaatcaattcaaatacAGCATTCTCGCCAGGAAGTCAG GCGAGTCCAAACTCACCACTCCTATTAAACTCAGTCACACCCCCACCACCACATGCCAATCGTTCTCAATATCAACAAAACATGGTTAAGTCTCGTAATGTTCAACTGCTCAAAAAGGAATTCTCCATGTCGCCAGATCGCAATAACAGCAGTAGTCTTCTGGGTCAATCAGTTCCTGCGCCCTCACCATCACACATTCTCTTATCGGGTACAGCATTAAGTCCCGGCAGCAGTGGTTTTGGTTCTGGTCGAAGAACTTTAACAAGTGATACCTCATCACGTTTGTCATCTTCGGCTCCGACACACGTGTCGCATTTAGCCATGGAGCAAATTTGGGGTAGACGTGAGCCGCGGCAGCATTTATTATCAACTGGTTCGCTGGTCGAAGCAGATTCATATTCTTCTCTTAGTACAGGAAGTGTTTTAAGTCCAGAGGGTAATGATTTCTCTCAGGATGACGAAGGATATACTGATGATGATAGCGATGATCATTATGAAGATTGTTCAAGCGATG GCTCCGATAACGAAGATGACCGTACCTCAACACCGAATCAATTATCTAGTAGCAAAGGTAAAGAACGTTATTTTTGGCAGTATAATGTTCAAGCTAAAGGTCCAAAAGGCAAACGTTTGGTATTTCAATCAAAACTTGAAGATCCTCATGTGTTGAATGAGGTAACAGATCCGGTATTCAGCCCCAACTGTTCAGTTCGGGGCATCAAggtatttaaa CATAGCGGCAAAGCTCGGAAAGGTGATGGCAACGATTTGACACCAAATCCAAGAAAGTTGCACAGTATCGGAAGAGAATTGGATAAACTGAGTAGAACTATTAATGATATGACACCTGTCAGTGAATTACCATTCAATGTGAGACCTAAATCgagaaaagagaaaaataagCTAGCGTCCAGGGCATGTCGTCTTAAGAAAAAAGCCCAACATGAAgctaacaaaattaaactacaTGGACTTGAAATTGAGCATA agAGGCTTTTAAGTGGTATTAATGATATCAAACAAGCACTTtgcataaaatatcaaaatcaaggTGAACCAACTGATGAATTAGATGAACAAATTGAACAAATCTATAAAGCTGCCATAA ATTGCAATGTCCTTCCAGCTGGTCTAAGGATTGCAGGTGGCACAACAGACTTTGTCAACAACGTATTGGACAATGTTAAGAAAGGTATTTCTAATGGTGGTCTAGAGGATTTACGCAACTCCTAG
- the LOC129943304 gene encoding protein CREBRF homolog isoform X3: protein MTESQLFSMSADFFDTSSNSSNTLKFDLYSLGSGFSSSSNSLLYSGGGGGSNSHLTFSQPTISIAQSNSNNSYNNGTNNSSSATATITSSNSTSLDSVRENLMLTNAISIPRSSSSIHHNQLNHHPLHHHHMHQPRIMTDLSDICLDSLEATSLSPTLLQDVSLSASAINSHNTNSNGNMLFPNELSPLSNSSNGGAAGSANSNSGNGTNSLGFDPHQPTPNSNTMWSDIGNAIVATKNEPFQTEDDYIFPIDKAEMQNASFPNFYDENILEDLNIEDLIPTNEGSYILSPNVTGFHQLQTSTQLHSPQPSPAGPPQQLLEQQHQQHQQQQQQQQQNQQQQQVHHNQRIQQHQNSMGVHLHHNSFDERRHSSARHHGSSSPYEIYHSTPNKQINSNTAFSPGSQASPNSPLLLNSVTPPPPHANRSQYQQNMVKSRNVQLLKKEFSMSPDRNNSSSLLGQSVPAPSPSHILLSGTALSPGSSGFGSGRRTLTSDTSSRLSSSAPTHVSHLAMEQIWGRREPRQHLLSTGSLVEADSYSSLSTGSVLSPEGNDFSQDDEGYTDDDSDDHYEDCSSDGSDNEDDRTSTPNQLSSSKGKERYFWQYNVQAKGPKGKRLVFQSKLEDPHVLNEVTDPVFSPNCSVRGIKVFKHSGKARKGDGNDLTPNPRKLHSIGRELDKLSRTINDMTPVSELPFNVRPKSRKEKNKLASRACRLKKKAQHEANKIKLHGLEIEHKRLLSGINDIKQALCIKYQNQGEPTDELDEQIEQIYKAAITGLRIAGGTTDFVNNVLDNVKKGISNGGLEDLRNS from the exons ATGACTGAGAGTCAATTATTTTCGATGTCGGCTGATTTCTTTGATACCTCATCGAACAGCAGCAACACGCTGAAGTTCGATTTGTATTCACTGGGTAGTGGCTTCAGTTCAAGCAGTAATAGTCTTCTCTATAGTGGAGGTGGTGGTGGCAGCAATAGTCATCTAACCTTTAGCCAACCGACAATATCAATTGCTCAGAGCAATAGTAATAATTCCTATAACAACGGTACAAACAATTCATCGAGTGCAACAGCAACTATCACCAGCAGTAACAGCACGTCTCTAGATAGTGTTCGTGAAAATTTAATGCTAACTAACGCCATATCCATACCGCGAAGCAGCAGCAGTATACACCACAATCAATTGAACCACCATCCTCTGCACCATCATCATATGCATCAACCTAGAATAATGACCGACCTATCGGACATATGTTTGGATTCACTAGAAGCAACGTCTCTGTCACCAACTCTCCTACAGGACGTTAGCTTGAGTGCGTCGGCTATTAATTCGCATAATACAAACTCAAATGGAAATATGTTGTTCCCCAATGAGCTATCACCGCTAAGTAATAGTAGCAATGGAGGCGCTGCTGGCAGCGCCAATAGCAATTCTGGAAATGGAACTAATTCGCTTGGCTTTGATCCCCACCAGCCAACACCAAACTCGAATACAATGTGGAGTGATATAGGCAATGCCATTGTTGCAACCAAAAACGAACCATTTCAAACCGAAGACGACTACATATTTCCTATTGATAAAGCAGAGATGCAAAATGCTAGTTTTCCAAATTTCTACGACGAAAACATATTGGAAGACCTTAATATTGAGGATTTAATACCAACGAATGAAGGAAGCTATATACTCTCGCCAAATGTCACAGGTTTCCATCAGTTACAAACCTCAACTCAGTTGCACAGTCCGCAACCATCGCCAGCAGGACCACCACAACAGTTGTTGgagcaacaacaccaacaacatcaacaacaacaacaacagcagcaacaaaatcaacagcaacaacaagtTCATCATAATCAACGGATACAACAACATCAAAACTCTATGGGGGTTCATCTCCACCACAATAGCTTTGACGAACGTCGTCACAGCTCTGCAAGGCACCATGGTTCCTCTAGTCCATACGAAATCTATCATAGCACtccaaataaacaaatcaattcaaatacAGCATTCTCGCCAGGAAGTCAG GCGAGTCCAAACTCACCACTCCTATTAAACTCAGTCACACCCCCACCACCACATGCCAATCGTTCTCAATATCAACAAAACATGGTTAAGTCTCGTAATGTTCAACTGCTCAAAAAGGAATTCTCCATGTCGCCAGATCGCAATAACAGCAGTAGTCTTCTGGGTCAATCAGTTCCTGCGCCCTCACCATCACACATTCTCTTATCGGGTACAGCATTAAGTCCCGGCAGCAGTGGTTTTGGTTCTGGTCGAAGAACTTTAACAAGTGATACCTCATCACGTTTGTCATCTTCGGCTCCGACACACGTGTCGCATTTAGCCATGGAGCAAATTTGGGGTAGACGTGAGCCGCGGCAGCATTTATTATCAACTGGTTCGCTGGTCGAAGCAGATTCATATTCTTCTCTTAGTACAGGAAGTGTTTTAAGTCCAGAGGGTAATGATTTCTCTCAGGATGACGAAGGATATACTGATGATGATAGCGATGATCATTATGAAGATTGTTCAAGCGATG GCTCCGATAACGAAGATGACCGTACCTCAACACCGAATCAATTATCTAGTAGCAAAGGTAAAGAACGTTATTTTTGGCAGTATAATGTTCAAGCTAAAGGTCCAAAAGGCAAACGTTTGGTATTTCAATCAAAACTTGAAGATCCTCATGTGTTGAATGAGGTAACAGATCCGGTATTCAGCCCCAACTGTTCAGTTCGGGGCATCAAggtatttaaa CATAGCGGCAAAGCTCGGAAAGGTGATGGCAACGATTTGACACCAAATCCAAGAAAGTTGCACAGTATCGGAAGAGAATTGGATAAACTGAGTAGAACTATTAATGATATGACACCTGTCAGTGAATTACCATTCAATGTGAGACCTAAATCgagaaaagagaaaaataagCTAGCGTCCAGGGCATGTCGTCTTAAGAAAAAAGCCCAACATGAAgctaacaaaattaaactacaTGGACTTGAAATTGAGCATA agAGGCTTTTAAGTGGTATTAATGATATCAAACAAGCACTTtgcataaaatatcaaaatcaaggTGAACCAACTGATGAATTAGATGAACAAATTGAACAAATCTATAAAGCTGCCATAA CTGGTCTAAGGATTGCAGGTGGCACAACAGACTTTGTCAACAACGTATTGGACAATGTTAAGAAAGGTATTTCTAATGGTGGTCTAGAGGATTTACGCAACTCCTAG